In Symmachiella dynata, the following are encoded in one genomic region:
- a CDS encoding glycosyltransferase family 4 protein produces the protein MHIAIITAGGAGMFCGSCMHDNTWARALQNAGHEVSLIPTYTPIRVDETNVSTDRIFFGGLNVYLDYRFPIWQKIPRGWTRWLDSPGLLNLVTRFAISNDAQELGALTVAMLQGSDGPNFRETHELADFLGQQLQPDVICFSNILLSGAMPRLRESFSGPVFCLLQGDDIFLADLPEPFVGRALELIKSHGQLFDGFLTHSDYYSDFMSGFLGLPREKFIHLPLGIDLAGHDGLPLQRDEPPTIGYFARICPEKGFDQLLTAFGLLQERHPHVRFRAGGYLGKRDAAFFKKLQPAIEALGPAFEYVGSPETHAEKVAFLKSLDILSVPTTYHEPKGIYVLEALANGVPVVQPRHGAFPELINASGGGLLVDPDDPQALMQGWESLILDPTRRLELAQAGHTHVHERYGTDALVNDSVRIFQTATASNVPAAPGIAEDRER, from the coding sequence ATGCACATTGCCATCATCACTGCCGGCGGCGCGGGAATGTTCTGCGGGTCGTGTATGCATGACAACACCTGGGCGCGAGCTTTGCAAAACGCCGGGCATGAGGTCAGCTTAATCCCGACCTATACGCCGATTCGTGTCGACGAAACCAACGTCAGCACCGATCGCATTTTCTTCGGTGGCTTGAATGTCTATTTGGATTATCGCTTTCCGATCTGGCAAAAAATCCCCCGCGGATGGACGCGCTGGCTCGATTCCCCCGGACTGTTGAATCTGGTCACACGGTTCGCGATCAGCAACGACGCCCAAGAATTGGGCGCGCTGACCGTCGCCATGCTGCAAGGCAGCGATGGCCCCAATTTTCGTGAGACACACGAACTGGCTGATTTTCTCGGCCAACAACTCCAGCCGGATGTGATTTGTTTTAGCAACATCTTGCTTTCCGGCGCGATGCCCCGGCTACGCGAATCGTTTTCCGGCCCCGTGTTTTGCCTGCTGCAAGGCGACGATATTTTTCTCGCCGATTTGCCGGAACCGTTTGTCGGCCGCGCTTTGGAATTGATCAAAAGTCACGGTCAATTGTTCGACGGATTTTTGACGCATAGTGATTATTACAGCGACTTCATGTCGGGCTTTTTAGGCCTGCCCAGGGAGAAGTTCATTCACCTGCCGTTGGGCATTGATCTAGCGGGACATGACGGCCTACCGCTACAGCGTGATGAACCGCCCACAATCGGCTACTTTGCTCGTATTTGTCCAGAGAAGGGGTTTGATCAACTGCTCACCGCGTTTGGGTTGTTGCAAGAACGGCATCCGCACGTGCGGTTTCGTGCGGGGGGCTACTTGGGCAAACGGGATGCGGCATTCTTCAAAAAACTGCAACCGGCAATCGAGGCCTTGGGACCGGCGTTTGAATACGTCGGCAGTCCGGAAACGCATGCGGAAAAGGTGGCGTTTCTTAAGTCGTTGGATATCCTGTCGGTGCCGACGACTTATCATGAGCCGAAGGGGATCTACGTGTTGGAGGCATTGGCCAACGGTGTCCCCGTCGTGCAGCCGCGGCACGGCGCGTTTCCGGAATTGATCAATGCCTCAGGCGGCGGACTGTTGGTCGATCCCGATGACCCGCAAGCCTTGATGCAGGGTTGGGAATCGTTGATTCTGGATCCGACGCGTCGGCTGGAATTGGCGCAGGCGGGGCATACCCACGTTCATGAGCGATACGGCACTGATGCGTTGGTCAACGACAGCGTGCGGATTTTTCAAACGGCCACTGCAAGCAATGTTCCCGCAGCCCCCGGCATTGCCGAGGACCGTGAACGCTAG
- a CDS encoding glycosyltransferase family 2 protein has protein sequence MIIPAYNYGRFVGRAIKSALQQSGDDFEVLVIDDGSTDNTREVVARYEDRVSYFHHENRGQSATRNRGIDLAHGRYLIFLDADDALLPHALSHLRREVQAHPEVGMVFGQHFAVCEEGIRVSGKLHPELGEPMENFRDFLDRKFGICNGTAAVRRDVFDVIRFPEHIRNGEDLPVFAATLLHFPCRSINETLLEVNAHDGRVRRNIEAIRETAEQVIDELFDPEHMPQPALRYRKLFAARKYLSMARSFYRSGHYAESRRYFRKAVATQWRRLLNSTAVARYLKSFIRQGLAKVGLDPQTHS, from the coding sequence GTGATCATTCCCGCATACAACTACGGTCGCTTCGTCGGGCGGGCCATCAAATCGGCGTTGCAGCAAAGCGGCGATGACTTTGAAGTTTTGGTTATCGACGATGGCTCCACGGACAACACCCGCGAGGTCGTCGCGCGGTACGAAGATCGTGTCAGCTATTTCCACCACGAGAACCGTGGGCAGTCCGCCACGCGCAATCGAGGCATCGATCTGGCCCACGGCCGCTATCTCATTTTCCTCGACGCCGACGATGCCTTGTTGCCCCATGCGTTGTCGCACCTGCGGCGTGAAGTGCAAGCGCATCCCGAAGTCGGTATGGTGTTCGGCCAACATTTTGCCGTTTGTGAGGAAGGCATTCGTGTCTCGGGTAAGCTGCACCCTGAGTTGGGTGAGCCGATGGAAAACTTTCGTGACTTCCTGGACCGCAAATTCGGCATTTGCAACGGCACCGCTGCGGTCCGGCGCGATGTCTTTGACGTCATCCGTTTTCCCGAACATATTCGCAACGGCGAAGACCTACCCGTCTTCGCTGCGACCTTGTTACATTTTCCCTGCCGCTCAATCAATGAAACTTTGCTGGAAGTCAACGCTCATGACGGGCGCGTGCGGCGGAATATCGAAGCCATCCGCGAGACCGCCGAACAGGTGATCGACGAATTGTTCGATCCGGAGCACATGCCGCAACCGGCTTTGCGGTATCGTAAATTGTTTGCCGCCCGTAAATACCTCTCCATGGCTCGGTCATTTTATCGCTCTGGACATTACGCGGAGTCACGCCGCTATTTTCGCAAAGCGGTGGCGACACAATGGCGGCGTTTGCTGAACTCCACCGCCGTCGCCCGCTACCTCAAAAGCTTCATCCGCCAAGGCCTGGCGAAAGTCGGTCTCGATCCGCAAACCCACAGCTAA
- a CDS encoding DUF1501 domain-containing protein, translating to MRRPTAQHNHDHAFTAMNAERAEGLTVHSRRNMLKAGLAGMAGLSLPQLLRTRAAAAETGRAMAGGKSVILLWMTGGPSHIDTWDMKPNRPFNNRGPFSPISTALPGVQICEHLPKQAAMLDKFTIIRSVDARKSSHEPNRVFQTGNRLAAPRTNPLGDKYPAIASVVSKFHGANQPGMPPYVAFMRSKSHIGYAGYLGKQYDPFIGNEAADLPIYSLLGEDTGKTSGASLFNLPLGLHQDRLGSRSALMREFDRLRSDLDQSGSMSAVDTFGQQAVEMVTGRRAQQAFDISLEPDDVRARYGKHLWSQQALLARRLVEAGVSFVTLDLSYHTASGTWDNHGIPGGVYGGISKGLKPLLPLFDHIVTTLVGDLDERGLLDDVLVIGMGEFGRTPNMGTQGSTDGRNHWPVVMSMALAGGGMRHGQVIGATDHNGGQIKERPVTPGDLAATIYKHMDVPLDATYLDPRGRPNFIVDEGSPIAELF from the coding sequence ATGCGTCGGCCCACTGCACAGCACAATCACGACCATGCCTTCACCGCCATGAATGCGGAACGTGCCGAAGGACTCACGGTCCACAGTCGCCGCAATATGCTCAAAGCGGGACTGGCGGGAATGGCCGGGCTTTCGTTGCCGCAATTATTACGAACCCGCGCCGCTGCCGCCGAAACCGGCCGCGCGATGGCGGGTGGCAAAAGCGTGATTCTGTTGTGGATGACCGGCGGTCCCAGTCATATCGATACCTGGGATATGAAGCCGAACCGGCCGTTCAATAATCGGGGGCCGTTTTCACCCATCAGCACCGCCCTGCCCGGCGTGCAGATTTGTGAGCACCTGCCCAAGCAGGCGGCGATGCTCGACAAGTTCACGATCATCCGCTCAGTCGATGCTCGCAAAAGCAGCCACGAACCCAATCGCGTGTTTCAAACCGGCAACCGCCTGGCAGCACCGCGGACGAATCCACTGGGCGACAAGTATCCGGCGATCGCCTCGGTCGTCTCAAAGTTTCACGGTGCCAACCAACCCGGCATGCCGCCCTATGTCGCCTTCATGCGGTCCAAGTCGCACATCGGCTACGCGGGATATTTGGGCAAACAATACGATCCCTTCATCGGCAACGAAGCCGCTGACCTGCCGATTTATTCCTTACTGGGCGAGGACACAGGCAAGACGAGCGGCGCGAGTTTGTTTAATTTGCCCTTAGGTTTGCATCAAGACCGACTCGGCAGCCGCAGTGCGTTGATGCGGGAATTTGACCGTTTGCGCAGCGACCTGGATCAATCCGGCTCGATGAGCGCGGTCGATACCTTTGGCCAACAAGCGGTGGAGATGGTCACCGGACGCCGCGCGCAACAGGCATTCGACATTTCACTAGAACCGGATGACGTCCGCGCGCGTTACGGCAAACATCTGTGGAGCCAACAAGCGTTGTTAGCACGGCGGCTTGTCGAAGCGGGGGTCAGTTTTGTCACGCTCGATTTAAGTTACCACACAGCTTCGGGCACGTGGGACAACCATGGAATTCCCGGCGGCGTGTATGGGGGAATCTCCAAGGGCTTAAAGCCATTATTGCCGTTATTTGATCATATCGTCACAACCTTGGTCGGCGATTTGGATGAGCGCGGTCTGTTGGATGACGTGCTGGTGATTGGCATGGGGGAATTCGGGCGGACCCCCAACATGGGAACACAAGGCAGCACCGATGGTCGCAATCACTGGCCGGTGGTGATGTCGATGGCGCTGGCCGGCGGCGGAATGCGGCACGGGCAAGTGATTGGCGCCACGGATCACAACGGCGGGCAAATCAAAGAACGTCCCGTCACGCCGGGGGATTTGGCGGCGACGATTTATAAGCACATGGACGTTCCGCTGGATGCCACCTATCTCGATCCCCGTGGTCGCCCGAACTTCATCGTCGATGAAGGTTCGCCCATTGCTGAATTGTTTTAA
- a CDS encoding SDR family oxidoreductase: MSEAAGKIIVLTGVTKGLGRALVDRFVESGQTVIGCGRSQEALDELRSRYAAPHHFSTVDVSSDDSVRAWAETVLNEYGPPDILINNAAIMNEKAPLWEVGAEEFARMTAVNINGPANVIRHFVPAMVERATGVIVNYSSGWGRATGPGVAPYCATKWAIEGLTQALAQELPEGMAAVPLNPGIINTDMLKISFGKSAERYGTPEEWSHAAAELILGIGPQDNGRQLTAAS; the protein is encoded by the coding sequence ATGAGCGAAGCTGCGGGAAAAATCATTGTGCTGACCGGCGTCACCAAGGGCTTAGGCCGCGCGCTGGTCGATCGATTTGTCGAAAGCGGACAGACGGTCATCGGTTGCGGCCGCTCCCAGGAGGCCCTTGACGAATTGCGATCGCGCTATGCTGCGCCGCACCATTTCTCCACCGTCGATGTCAGTAGCGACGACAGCGTCCGTGCCTGGGCGGAAACGGTGCTCAATGAATATGGCCCGCCCGACATCCTGATCAACAATGCGGCGATCATGAACGAAAAAGCTCCCCTGTGGGAAGTCGGGGCTGAAGAATTCGCGCGGATGACCGCTGTGAACATCAACGGACCGGCCAACGTGATCCGCCATTTCGTACCCGCGATGGTAGAACGAGCCACGGGGGTGATCGTGAATTACAGTTCCGGCTGGGGACGCGCCACCGGACCAGGAGTCGCACCGTATTGTGCCACGAAATGGGCCATCGAAGGCCTGACGCAAGCATTGGCCCAGGAACTTCCCGAAGGCATGGCCGCCGTGCCGCTCAACCCGGGCATCATCAACACCGATATGCTAAAAATCAGCTTCGGCAAATCCGCCGAACGCTACGGCACTCCCGAGGAATGGAGCCACGCCGCCGCCGAATTGATTCTGGGCATCGGCCCTCAAGACAACGGCCGACAACTAACGGCCGCATCGTAA
- a CDS encoding 3-keto-disaccharide hydrolase, with protein sequence MSRHRLTVCCMLFLLCGPLLSACNSAPDKPVDPPATTEVETPAPVVEEPPFELEEGFVFLANHEDMSEFTVPVGEASTWSIEGHTIRCGGRPRGYLATKKSYRNFTLRLDFRYERPKNLKDDDKFKGNTGYMMYINNDNTPWPACIEVQGKYVQLAKIVAIGGADAVEATDDEEARIQHRKPAGQWNSLEIQSQDGALLSILNGVKIAESQPGPLTEGPIGFQAEDWKIDFRNVRIQEN encoded by the coding sequence ATGTCTCGTCATCGTCTGACTGTTTGCTGTATGTTGTTCCTGCTCTGCGGCCCGCTGTTGTCCGCCTGCAATTCCGCCCCTGACAAACCGGTCGACCCGCCCGCTACAACCGAAGTGGAAACCCCGGCGCCGGTGGTCGAAGAACCGCCGTTTGAATTGGAAGAGGGCTTCGTCTTTCTCGCCAATCACGAAGACATGAGCGAATTCACAGTCCCGGTCGGTGAGGCATCAACGTGGTCCATCGAAGGACACACCATCCGCTGCGGCGGACGCCCCCGTGGGTACTTGGCGACGAAGAAGAGTTACCGCAACTTTACGCTGCGACTCGATTTTCGTTATGAGCGGCCCAAGAACCTGAAAGACGATGACAAGTTCAAAGGGAACACCGGCTACATGATGTACATCAACAACGACAACACCCCCTGGCCCGCCTGCATCGAGGTGCAAGGAAAATATGTACAGCTCGCAAAAATCGTCGCCATCGGCGGCGCGGATGCCGTCGAAGCGACCGACGACGAAGAAGCCCGCATCCAACACCGCAAACCAGCCGGACAGTGGAACAGCCTGGAAATCCAATCCCAGGACGGTGCGCTATTGTCGATCCTCAACGGCGTAAAAATCGCCGAAAGCCAGCCCGGCCCCCTCACCGAAGGCCCGATCGGCTTTCAAGCAGAAGATTGGAAAATCGATTTTCGTAATGTGCGGATTCAGGAGAACTAA
- a CDS encoding OmpA/MotB family protein, whose product MSSPLRIMMFCAVGAMAFSHSGCTAVPRNQLSQSQNRARQLYEQNQALAADRQQIHNQAASLAAQQQQLEQELQALRMAKQTDEQLLVSAQSERDKLRSRYTNLLDTTRNATNPLSAESTRQFQDLARRYPNFEFDPQTGVSKFHSDVWFSSGSAEVQKNSQELLTEFSNILNQGDAQDLNILVVGHTDDRRIAKASTKSKHPSNLHLSAHRAINVCDSLAKHGLRRERMGIAGYGPYQPLAPNKDNESRQKNRRVEIFVLAPNAPIASLSSGNGIQ is encoded by the coding sequence GTGTCTTCCCCTCTGCGAATCATGATGTTTTGCGCTGTAGGCGCGATGGCGTTCAGCCATTCGGGTTGCACCGCGGTTCCCCGCAATCAGTTGTCGCAAAGCCAAAACCGGGCGCGGCAATTGTACGAACAAAACCAAGCCTTGGCCGCCGACCGGCAACAAATCCATAACCAAGCGGCCTCGCTAGCTGCTCAGCAGCAACAATTGGAGCAGGAGTTACAAGCGCTCCGCATGGCCAAACAAACGGATGAGCAATTGTTGGTCAGCGCTCAAAGCGAACGGGACAAACTGCGTTCGCGGTATACGAATCTGTTAGACACAACTCGCAACGCGACCAACCCGCTCTCAGCCGAATCGACGCGGCAGTTTCAAGATTTGGCCCGTCGGTACCCGAACTTCGAATTTGATCCGCAAACCGGCGTGAGCAAGTTTCACTCCGACGTCTGGTTCTCCTCCGGGAGTGCCGAAGTGCAAAAGAATTCGCAAGAACTGCTGACGGAATTCTCGAATATCTTAAATCAAGGGGATGCCCAAGATTTGAATATTCTGGTTGTGGGTCACACTGACGATCGCCGAATCGCGAAAGCCAGCACCAAATCGAAACACCCCAGCAACTTGCACCTGTCCGCCCACCGTGCGATCAACGTCTGCGATTCGCTGGCAAAACACGGATTGCGACGCGAACGGATGGGGATTGCCGGTTACGGTCCCTACCAACCCCTGGCCCCGAATAAAGATAACGAGTCGCGACAGAAAAATCGTCGAGTCGAGATCTTCGTGTTGGCCCCCAATGCCCCGATTGCCAGCTTGAGTTCAGGCAACGGGATTCAGTAG
- a CDS encoding YHYH protein has product MKPLRKLIAAAITVLSLATVAWTQFPGGPPPARRHTTTQSTGKLQLVPDTQKPPGKNSVSIQVDGDMRVIRANGIPNHSTGAFPNRGNPHRITAQKYLFRIPAEPEQARRITPLGLQDFGIAVNGIPFDPGAAEFFLGNRQSGWQYEALSGAVRLGIDGNYAHVQPTGAYHYHGLPTELLEILGLKKESHSPLVGWAADGYPIYAVYGYADAENPESKVKALASSYRLKSGRRPSGRGEPGGKYDGTFVADYEFVEGAGDLDECNGRFGITPDFPEGTYAYFLTKEWPVIPRAFRGTPSRDFERSGPPGGRGRRPPPRRRR; this is encoded by the coding sequence GTGAAACCACTTCGCAAACTGATCGCGGCAGCGATCACGGTCCTCTCGCTGGCCACCGTTGCTTGGACGCAATTTCCCGGGGGACCGCCACCGGCGCGGCGGCATACGACGACGCAATCGACCGGGAAACTGCAGCTCGTTCCCGACACTCAAAAACCGCCGGGAAAGAATAGCGTGTCGATCCAGGTCGACGGTGACATGCGCGTGATTCGCGCCAACGGCATCCCGAATCATTCGACCGGGGCTTTCCCCAATCGCGGGAATCCGCACCGCATCACTGCACAAAAATACTTGTTCCGCATTCCGGCCGAGCCTGAACAAGCCCGACGAATCACGCCGCTGGGATTGCAGGACTTTGGTATTGCCGTCAACGGCATTCCGTTTGATCCGGGAGCGGCGGAGTTTTTTCTCGGGAATCGGCAGAGCGGCTGGCAATACGAAGCTCTGTCGGGAGCGGTTCGATTGGGGATCGATGGAAACTACGCCCACGTGCAACCAACAGGCGCTTACCATTATCACGGACTGCCCACGGAGTTGCTTGAGATACTTGGACTCAAAAAGGAGAGCCATTCTCCGTTGGTCGGTTGGGCAGCGGACGGGTATCCGATCTATGCCGTTTATGGCTACGCCGATGCTGAGAATCCCGAAAGCAAAGTAAAAGCACTCGCCTCAAGTTATCGTTTGAAATCAGGACGTCGCCCCAGCGGCCGCGGCGAACCGGGGGGAAAATACGACGGGACATTTGTCGCCGATTATGAATTCGTTGAGGGCGCGGGAGACCTGGACGAATGCAACGGCCGCTTTGGCATCACCCCTGATTTCCCCGAGGGAACGTATGCCTATTTCTTGACCAAAGAGTGGCCGGTGATTCCCCGAGCCTTCCGCGGCACCCCCTCCCGCGACTTCGAACGCAGCGGCCCCCCCGGTGGACGTGGCCGCCGTCCGCCGCCGCGACGTCGGCGTTAA
- a CDS encoding Nramp family divalent metal transporter has product MNEPRPAASGFLSIFRAVGPAIIVASVVVGPGSILTSSRIGVEFGYSMIWVLAIAVLLMMGMTALSARLGVVLEGTLCDELARRAGRPVAALAGISLFLIAACFQFGNNLGVLAAIEPFVESADATVAADAGLFAKLTTWPNLLVIGLNAVIICVLLGFQNLYKPVEKMMMFLVGLMFVGFAANLILAAPSPADIARGLIPSLPASEEGVDMMTRFAPLIGLFATTFSVAGAFYQSYLVRKKGWTTDNLRQGAIDSSVGIAVLGTITLMIMLTAASVLHGKMAGSDLKSATDVALQLEPLFGEHAFLAKSLFCMGLFSAAFSSFMVNAMIGGSMLSDGLGFGGDMDAKGPKVGTILALLTGMIVAVAIKAFDFNTVNLIIFAQAMVVVGFPILAGAMLWLATRPDLTGQRAVPLWLKGVAAVGLLITLGLAVRTSLSVYEKIAAM; this is encoded by the coding sequence ATGAACGAACCACGTCCAGCCGCTTCCGGGTTTCTCAGTATCTTTCGCGCCGTCGGACCGGCGATCATTGTCGCTTCGGTGGTTGTTGGACCGGGCAGTATTTTGACGAGTTCGCGGATCGGCGTCGAATTCGGTTACAGCATGATCTGGGTGCTGGCGATTGCGGTGTTGTTGATGATGGGCATGACGGCCCTCTCGGCCAGGCTGGGGGTCGTCTTAGAGGGGACGTTGTGCGACGAATTGGCTCGCCGCGCGGGGCGTCCCGTGGCAGCACTGGCGGGGATCTCGCTGTTTCTGATTGCTGCCTGTTTTCAATTTGGCAACAACCTCGGCGTGTTGGCCGCCATCGAACCATTTGTGGAAAGTGCTGATGCAACGGTCGCCGCGGACGCTGGTCTTTTCGCCAAATTGACCACCTGGCCAAATCTGTTGGTGATCGGGTTGAACGCGGTGATCATTTGCGTCCTGCTCGGTTTCCAAAATCTGTATAAGCCGGTCGAGAAGATGATGATGTTCTTGGTCGGTTTGATGTTCGTCGGATTCGCCGCAAATCTCATCTTGGCCGCCCCCTCCCCGGCGGACATCGCGCGGGGTTTGATTCCCAGTCTTCCCGCGTCCGAAGAGGGCGTCGACATGATGACACGATTCGCGCCGCTGATCGGTTTGTTTGCGACGACGTTTTCCGTCGCCGGAGCGTTTTATCAATCGTATCTCGTCCGCAAAAAAGGTTGGACGACCGACAATCTCCGGCAAGGAGCGATTGATTCCTCAGTCGGCATCGCCGTGTTGGGGACGATCACCTTGATGATCATGCTCACAGCTGCGTCGGTGCTGCATGGAAAGATGGCCGGCAGCGATCTCAAGTCGGCGACTGATGTCGCGCTGCAATTGGAACCTTTGTTCGGGGAGCACGCGTTCTTGGCCAAAAGCCTGTTCTGCATGGGGCTGTTTAGCGCCGCCTTCAGTTCGTTTATGGTCAACGCCATGATCGGCGGCTCGATGCTGTCCGACGGTTTGGGATTTGGCGGCGACATGGATGCCAAAGGTCCGAAGGTGGGTACGATCCTAGCGCTACTAACCGGCATGATCGTTGCTGTGGCGATCAAGGCGTTTGACTTCAACACGGTCAACCTGATCATCTTCGCACAGGCAATGGTTGTCGTCGGCTTCCCCATTTTGGCCGGAGCCATGTTATGGCTGGCCACGCGTCCCGATTTGACCGGCCAGCGCGCCGTTCCCCTGTGGTTGAAAGGCGTCGCAGCGGTGGGACTGCTGATCACTCTTGGACTGGCAGTGCGCACGTCACTGTCGGTTTACGAAAAAATTGCTGCTATGTAG
- a CDS encoding DUF1501 domain-containing protein: MSGYNPQAAQHPVFARRTALQAGAVGLLGLGMNHLDALHAATRVEGKYTPVEPTAKACIYIFLSGGLAQQDSFDLKPQAPAEIRGDFQPIATQTPGIEICEHLPLLAQRSNDWSVVRSLTHPTNGHTLGHYFMLTGRSVANPGFVGDRKPRPGDWPSIASIVGDAIPPRNDNLPPAVVLPERLVHWSGGVIPGAYGGQMGRRRDPFFIEASPYGDPMWRGAYPEYTFPNQSKKPPGSPDARTYQAPNLKLPQGLSPKRMDRRLDLLASIDDQRRAMERSAEGRSYDLHRQSAISLLSNQKVQQAFDVTRADDKIQERYGRNSFGWSLLMAYRLVSAGVNLVQVNLGNNETWDTHGDAFPRLKNKLFPPTDRALCALMDDLKNSGQFDSTLIVMGSEFGRTPKISHLTDTFFGPGRDHWGAVQSVFFAGGGVRGGTVIGSSDKQAGYPAADPQTPDSMAATIYHALGIPKTAAWYDDTGRPHHIYTGVPIDGLLG, translated from the coding sequence ATGAGCGGATACAACCCACAAGCAGCTCAACATCCGGTGTTCGCCAGACGGACTGCTTTGCAGGCCGGTGCGGTGGGATTGCTCGGTCTGGGGATGAATCACCTCGACGCGCTGCATGCGGCAACGCGGGTTGAGGGAAAATATACGCCCGTGGAACCGACCGCTAAGGCGTGCATCTATATCTTTTTATCCGGCGGCTTGGCGCAGCAAGATAGTTTCGATCTCAAGCCGCAGGCCCCTGCCGAAATTCGCGGCGACTTTCAGCCGATTGCCACGCAGACACCCGGAATCGAAATCTGTGAACATCTGCCGTTGTTGGCACAGCGGAGCAACGACTGGTCGGTCGTCCGTTCGTTGACGCATCCCACCAACGGACACACGCTCGGTCATTATTTTATGCTCACCGGACGCTCGGTGGCTAATCCCGGATTTGTGGGGGACCGCAAACCGCGTCCCGGCGATTGGCCTTCCATCGCTTCTATCGTGGGAGATGCGATACCGCCGCGTAACGACAACCTGCCACCGGCGGTCGTCTTGCCCGAACGACTCGTGCATTGGTCGGGCGGTGTGATTCCCGGTGCCTATGGCGGACAAATGGGGCGTCGCCGTGATCCGTTTTTTATCGAAGCGTCTCCCTATGGCGATCCGATGTGGCGGGGTGCCTATCCGGAATACACATTCCCCAACCAGTCCAAAAAACCGCCCGGCAGTCCGGATGCCCGGACCTATCAAGCACCCAACCTAAAACTCCCCCAGGGGCTTTCACCCAAACGTATGGACCGCCGATTGGATTTGCTGGCTTCGATCGATGATCAACGACGAGCGATGGAGAGATCAGCCGAAGGCCGGTCGTACGATCTGCATCGCCAATCCGCCATTTCGCTGTTGTCCAATCAAAAAGTCCAACAGGCTTTCGATGTGACCCGCGCTGATGACAAAATCCAAGAACGTTACGGCCGCAACAGTTTTGGCTGGTCGTTGTTGATGGCGTATCGACTAGTCTCGGCCGGCGTGAATTTGGTGCAGGTCAATCTTGGCAACAACGAAACCTGGGACACACACGGCGATGCGTTTCCGCGGCTGAAGAACAAACTCTTTCCGCCCACGGACCGCGCCTTGTGCGCGCTGATGGATGATCTGAAAAACAGCGGTCAATTTGATAGTACGCTGATCGTCATGGGGAGTGAATTCGGGCGGACGCCGAAAATTTCACATTTGACCGACACCTTTTTCGGTCCGGGCCGCGACCACTGGGGAGCGGTGCAATCGGTTTTCTTTGCCGGCGGAGGGGTCCGCGGTGGGACGGTCATCGGCTCGTCGGACAAACAAGCCGGCTATCCCGCAGCCGACCCACAGACGCCGGACAGCATGGCCGCCACCATCTATCACGCACTGGGGATTCCCAAAACTGCAGCGTGGTACGACGACACCGGACGCCCGCACCATATCTACACCGGCGTGCCGATCGATGGACTGTTGGGCTAG
- a CDS encoding response regulator transcription factor: protein MASAAKIVLIEDDREIRTTLTSVLAAAGYDVSAAQNGIEGQKLIKSAEPDLIITDMMMPQLGGFPVLEFLKNLDNPPPVIMITANEGGRHKAYAEMLGVANYLRKPFAMDVMLDAVEEALKEGKKKAD from the coding sequence ATGGCTTCCGCGGCAAAGATTGTACTGATCGAAGATGACCGCGAGATTCGGACGACACTCACCAGTGTGCTCGCCGCTGCCGGTTATGACGTATCGGCTGCGCAAAATGGAATCGAAGGCCAAAAGCTGATCAAGTCGGCAGAACCCGATTTGATTATCACCGACATGATGATGCCGCAACTCGGCGGCTTTCCCGTGTTGGAGTTTCTGAAAAACTTAGACAATCCCCCGCCGGTGATCATGATCACCGCCAACGAAGGGGGACGTCACAAGGCTTATGCGGAAATGTTAGGTGTGGCGAATTACCTGCGCAAGCCGTTTGCCATGGATGTGATGCTCGATGCCGTCGAAGAGGCCTTAAAAGAAGGTAAGAAGAAAGCCGACTGA